One stretch of Bombina bombina isolate aBomBom1 chromosome 7, aBomBom1.pri, whole genome shotgun sequence DNA includes these proteins:
- the LOC128667086 gene encoding ly-6/neurotoxin-like protein 1: MRLILALGVTLGVIAVVSTLTCNICDFRFIGRCWSNSKVDNCMGNCSTTKTMIGSVQLFSSLQCEPNCVPTNGTSKDSIFKLEYTRTCCSTNECNSGTSIKTSLSLGLGLTLLWLFNAL; encoded by the exons ATGAGGTTGATTCTGGCATTAGGAGTCACTTTAGGAGTTATTGCAGTGG TGTCCACTTTAACATGCAACATTTGTGATTTCCGGTTTATTGGGAGATGCTGGAGCAATTCAAAAGTTGATAACTGCATGGGAAATTGCTCAACTACCAAAACCATGATAG gttcTGTACAACTGTTTTCCTCACTGCAGTGTGAACCCAATTGTGTGCCTACCAATGGAACTTCCAAAGATAGCATATTTAAACTGGAATATACCAGGACCTGTTGTAGCACAAATGAATGTAACAGCGGCACTTCCATCAAGACCTCCCTATCCCTTGGGTTGGGGCTAACCCTCTTGTGGCTATTCAATGCTTTGTGA